The following are encoded together in the Tetrapisispora phaffii CBS 4417 chromosome 5, complete genome genome:
- the PRO1 gene encoding glutamate 5-kinase (similar to Saccharomyces cerevisiae PRO1 (YDR300C) and YHR033W; ancestral locus Anc_5.318), producing MTTNYTIVIKMGSSSLVDEETKEPKLALMSLLVETVVKLRREGHRIVIVSSGSIAVGLRTMKMDKKPKHLAGKQALAAVGQGRLIARWDLLFSHFNQRIAQVLLTRNDISNWPQYKNAQNTLNELLNMDVIPIVNENDTLSTNEIQFGDNDTLSAITAGAVDANYLFLLTDVDCLYTANPKENPDAKPLLIIPNISEGLPGVDTSSGSGSSVGTGGMETKITAANLATNAGVHTIIMKSDRPKNICSIVHYIRSLDLNLDEEDKKERFGDIDLLDLQVKELKKLKEMGVPLHTKFIANDNQHHLKNREFWILHGLMTKGSVIIDQGAHSALTRKNKAGLFPAGVIGVEGTFHEFECVELKMGKRLASGEMDPDFTPIVFGRARCNYSSDELVKIMGLQSSEIEDALGYVDSEYVAQRDNIALPPNDTDRTIE from the coding sequence ATGACAACAAATTATACTATTGTTATTAAGATGGGTTCTTCATCGTTGGTCGATGAGGAGACTAAAGAACCAAAATTAGCGTTGATGTCCTTACTAGTTGAAACTGTTGTGAAATTAAGAAGGGAGGGACATAGAATTGTCATTGTCTCCAGTGGCAGTATTGCAGTTGGTCTAAGAACCATGAAGATGGACAAGAAGCCAAAACATCTAGCTGGGAAGCAAGCTCTTGCTGCTGTCGGTCAAGGCAGACTAATTGCTAGATGGGACCTGTTGTTTTCGCATTTCAACCAAAGAATAGCCCAGGTGCTGTTAACCAGAAACGACATATCTAACTGGCCTCAATATAAGAATGCGCAAAACACATTAAATGAACTATTAAATATGGATGTCATTCCAATTGTAAATGAAAACGACACTTTATCCACCAATGAGATCCAGTTCGGTGATAACGACACATTGAGTGCGATCACGGCCGGTGCAGTGGATGCCAACTACTTATTTCTGCTAACGGACGTCGACTGCCTGTACACTGCCAACCCTAAGGAGAACCCTGATGCCAAGCCATTACTAATCATCCCAAACATTTCTGAAGGTTTGCCGGGCGTTGATACGTCTTCAGGGTCCGGGTCCAGTGTCGGAACAGGCGGTATGGAGACCAAGATAACCGCCGCCAACCTAGCCACGAACGCGGGTGTGCACACGATAATCATGAAAAGTGATAGACCTAAGAATATCTGTTCCATTGTGCATTACATCCGAAGTCTTGATTTGAATCTGGATGAGGAGgataagaaagaaagattCGGCGATATCGATCTACTAGACTTGCAAGTGAAGGAGCTGAAAAAACTGAAGGAGATGGGCGTTCCACTGCATACCAAGTTCATCGCCAATGATAACCAACatcatttgaagaataGAGAGTTCTGGATATTGCATGGTTTGATGACGAAAGGTTCTGTTATCATAGACCAAGGCGCACACAGCGCGCTTACCCGGAAGAACAAGGCAGGACTGTTCCCAGCTGGTGTGATTGGAGTCGAGGGCACATTCCACGAGTTTGAGTGTGTCGAATTGAAGATGGGTAAGCGCTTGGCATCTGGAGAGATGGACCCGGATTTCACACCTATCGTATTCGGTAGAGCAAGATGTAACTACTCCAGCGATGAGCTGGTCAAGATCATGGGACTACAAAGCAGCGAGATCGAAGATGCATTAGGATACGTTGACAGCGAGTACGTCGCACAAAGAGACAACATTGCATTGCCACCAAACGACACGGATAGGACAATAGAATAA
- the TPHA0E01340 gene encoding uncharacterized protein (similar to Saccharomyces cerevisiae ATP5 (YDR298C); ancestral locus Anc_5.315) translates to MLSSSRSLLLNRSFVRFPLLRGISTTTSRSYNPTAITTRQFGLDGTYATALYKSAIKKSTTDKVALELTQLAKLIQNDIRLCQKLDDIQNVSDINDRIKLLENLLNKNNVEMDYPIRKLLKTLATNKSLTLIPKISNKYNLLL, encoded by the coding sequence ATGCTATCATCTTCTCGTTCATTATTACTAAATAGATCATTCGTTAGATTTCCTCTGTTACGGGGGATCTCAACCACCACTAGTCGATCTTATAATCCGACTGCAATCACAACAAGACAGTTCGGATTAGATGGGACTTACGCTACCGCTTTGTATAAATCTGCCATTAAGAAATCAACTACCGATAAGGTCGCTTTAGAGTTAACTCAGCTAGCTAAACTAAttcaaaatgatattaGACTGTGTCAAAAATTGGACGATATACAGAATGTTAGTGATATAAATGACAGGATTAAATTACTAGAAAACttgttaaataaaaacaacGTTGAAATGGACTATCCAATAAGGAAACTATTGAAAACTTTAGCGACAAACAAAAGTTTAACATTGATTCCAAAAATCTCAAATAAGTAcaatttattgttataa
- the SUR2 gene encoding sphingosine hydroxylase (similar to Saccharomyces cerevisiae SUR2 (YDR297W); ancestral locus Anc_5.314), whose protein sequence is MNSTVSEKLAQLTPYGYLHSKVAPTVTLTSKENWFDFATDGQLALFLPVIAYWTVSGFYHILDVYNLAEKYRIHPPEEITSRNKVGRFEVLYTVLFQHLIQVIVAYAFLQLEPAQTTGFEMNSMWKWRQALPFWVPDVAIYYGYSYAFPFAKIFTGFVIIDTWQYWLHRLMHVNSTLYKRYHSVHHRLYVPYAYGALYNAPTEGFLLDTLGTGIAMMITQLNHKEQVILFTFATLKTVDDHCGFTLPFDPFPMIFPNNTIYHDIHHQNWGIKYNYGQPFFTFWDTLFSTDYKGIDSYKEKQKQITLEKYKEFLKERKQKKN, encoded by the coding sequence ATGAATAGTACAGTCTCTGAAAAATTAGCACAGTTAACTCCATATGGGTATTTACACTCAAAGGTTGCTCCAACCGTCACCTTAACTTCTAAAGAGAACTGGTTTGATTTTGCCACCGATGGCCAATTAGCTTTGTTTTTACCAGTTATTGCTTATTGGACGGTTTCTGGattttatcatattttaGATGTCTACAATTTAGCTGAAAAGTATAGAATCCATCCCCCAGAAGAAATTACCTCTAGAAATAAAGTTGGTAGGTTTGAAGTTCTATACACTGTCCTATTCCAACACTTAATCCAAGTTATTGTAGCTTACGCTTTCTTACAACTAGAACCTGCTCAAACTACTGGTTTTGAAATGAATTCCATGTGGAAATGGAGACAAGCTCTCCCTTTCTGGGTACCAGATGTTGCTATCTACTACGGTTACTCGTATGCTTTTCCTTTTGCTAAGATCTTCACCGGCTTCGTTATCATCGACACATGGCAATACTGGTTGCATAGATTGATGCACGTTAACTCTACTTTATACAAGAGATACCATTCTGTCCATCACAGATTATATGTTCCATACGCTTACGGTGCTTTGTACAACGCTCCAACTGAAGGTTTCCTATTGGATACTTTGGGAACTGGTATTGCTATGATGATTACTCAACTGAATCACAAAGAACAAGTGATCTTGTTTACTTTTGCTACTTTGAAGACAGTTGACGACCACTGTGGTTTCACGTTGCCATTCGACCCATTCCCAATGATCTTCCCAAACAACACCATCTATCATGACATCCATCACCAAAATTGGGGTATCAAGTACAACTATGGTCAACCGTTCTTTACTTTCTGGGACACTTTATTCAGTACCGACTATAAAGGTATTGATTCCTACAAAGAAAAGCAAAAGCAAATTACTTTAGAGAAATACAAGGAGTTtttgaaagaaagaaagCAAAAGAAGAACTAG